One Azotobacter salinestris DNA window includes the following coding sequences:
- a CDS encoding ATP-binding protein — MRLLPHSLFGRSLLLIALLILLGQLGSALLVRRLIVEPRLELIATGAVRNATALRASLSSLPPAQREAFVAQFNRQVLGGRDVADDIALPAPLLPLERDFARRLAARLAGDGLELRWLREGGGPVLGLRREGEALWLALPGILPERLFTGTWLLASLCAGLLALAGALVIQRRLNRPLARVVQAAECLGRGGEPEPLTEDGPEETASLSRSFNRLRDSLARNERERTLMLAGLSHDLRTPLAKLSLGVEILGGRDEPEVTASLRRSIAEMDTIIGQFLDFARDSRDEPSVVGELDALAREAADAYADHGQPLHLELGAPLPLRQRPAALRRALTNLLENAWRHGRPPVRLRSGTDGDSAWLEVIDSGAGLGGVSGDELKQAFRRGESARGGTAGAGLGLAIVERIAREHGGSLELSDQPGPGLRARISLPLRNG, encoded by the coding sequence ATGAGGCTGCTGCCGCACAGCCTGTTCGGCCGCAGCCTGCTGCTGATTGCCCTGCTGATCCTGCTCGGCCAACTGGGCAGCGCCCTGCTGGTCCGCCGGCTGATCGTCGAGCCGCGCCTGGAACTGATCGCCACCGGTGCGGTGCGCAATGCCACGGCTCTTCGCGCCAGCCTGTCGAGCCTGCCGCCGGCGCAGCGCGAGGCCTTCGTCGCGCAGTTCAACCGCCAGGTGCTGGGCGGACGGGACGTCGCCGACGACATCGCGCTGCCTGCTCCGCTGCTGCCACTGGAGCGCGACTTCGCCCGCCGCCTGGCCGCGCGCCTGGCCGGCGATGGCCTTGAGCTGCGCTGGCTGCGCGAGGGCGGCGGCCCCGTACTGGGCCTGCGCCGGGAAGGCGAGGCGCTCTGGCTGGCGCTGCCCGGCATCCTGCCGGAGCGCCTGTTCACCGGTACCTGGCTGCTGGCCTCGCTGTGTGCCGGGCTGCTGGCGCTGGCCGGTGCCCTGGTGATCCAGCGCCGGCTGAACCGCCCCCTGGCGCGCGTGGTGCAGGCCGCCGAATGCCTTGGCCGGGGCGGCGAACCGGAACCTCTGACGGAGGATGGGCCGGAGGAAACCGCCAGCCTCAGCCGCAGCTTCAACCGCCTGCGCGACAGCCTGGCGCGCAACGAGCGCGAGCGCACCCTGATGCTGGCGGGCCTCTCCCACGACCTGCGCACGCCGCTGGCCAAGCTGAGCCTGGGCGTGGAGATCCTCGGTGGTCGCGACGAGCCCGAAGTGACCGCCAGCCTGCGGCGCAGCATCGCGGAGATGGACACCATCATCGGACAATTCCTGGATTTCGCCCGCGACAGCCGCGACGAGCCGTCGGTCGTGGGCGAACTCGACGCACTGGCCCGAGAGGCGGCGGACGCCTACGCCGACCACGGCCAGCCGCTGCACCTGGAGCTGGGCGCGCCGCTGCCGCTCCGGCAGCGCCCGGCGGCGCTGCGCCGGGCGCTGACCAACCTGCTGGAGAACGCCTGGCGCCACGGCCGCCCACCGGTACGCCTGCGCAGCGGCACGGACGGCGACAGCGCCTGGCTCGAGGTGATCGACAGCGGTGCAGGCCTTGGCGGCGTGTCCGGCGACGAGCTGAAGCAGGCCTTCCGCCGTGGCGAGAGCGCCCGCGGCGGGACGGCGGGCGCCGGCCTGGGTCTGGCCATCGTTGAACGCATCGCCCGCGAGCACGGCGGTAGCCTGGAACTCTCCGACCAGCCTGGTCCGGGGCTACGGGCAAGGATCAGTCTGCCCCTGCGAAACGGCTGA
- the ompR gene encoding two-component system response regulator OmpR produces MGEPLARILVVDDEHDLRALLQRYLSDQGYAVRALDGGQQLERLLGRERFDVLVLDVMMPGEDGLSLCRRLRAQGETIPIVMLTARGDPLDRIIGLEMGADDYLPKPFNPRELQARIEALIRRQRMLGAHTGPLPGDGRIDFGPFSLHLGERRLERDGQDIPLTSGEFALLQGLARHPKRPLGRDRLIELSHGRDHEASDRSIDVQVMRLRRAIEEDPAQPRYIQTVWGLGYVFVPDGRAERQP; encoded by the coding sequence ATGGGCGAGCCCCTGGCGAGAATTCTGGTGGTCGACGACGAACACGACCTGCGCGCTTTGCTGCAGCGCTATCTCAGCGACCAGGGCTATGCAGTCCGTGCCCTGGACGGTGGGCAGCAGTTGGAGCGCCTGCTCGGCCGCGAGCGCTTCGACGTGCTGGTACTCGATGTGATGATGCCCGGCGAGGACGGCCTGTCCCTCTGCCGGCGCCTGCGCGCGCAGGGCGAGACCATTCCGATCGTCATGCTCACCGCCCGCGGCGATCCGCTGGATCGCATCATCGGCCTGGAGATGGGCGCCGACGACTACCTGCCCAAGCCCTTCAACCCGCGCGAGCTGCAGGCGCGCATCGAGGCGCTGATCCGCCGCCAGCGCATGCTCGGCGCCCACACGGGCCCGCTGCCGGGCGACGGGCGGATCGACTTCGGCCCCTTCAGCCTGCACCTTGGCGAACGCCGCCTGGAGCGCGACGGCCAGGACATCCCCCTGACCAGCGGCGAGTTCGCTCTGCTGCAGGGCCTGGCCCGGCACCCCAAACGCCCCCTCGGCCGCGACCGGCTGATCGAGCTGAGCCATGGCCGCGACCACGAGGCCAGCGACCGCAGCATCGACGTGCAGGTCATGCGCCTGCGCCGGGCGATCGAGGAGGACCCGGCACAGCCGCGCTATATCCAGACGGTCTGGGGACTGGGCTACGTGTTCGTGCCCGACGGCCGAGCGGAGCGCCAGCCATGA
- a CDS encoding EF-hand domain-containing protein, producing the protein MRTPFTPFILVCTLLATAGTALAEPARGERLQAELQQRFARADSNGDGRLTAEEAKAGMPFVARHFAAIDAEGQGSVGLEQVRAFAQAQIAGRQGAQ; encoded by the coding sequence ATGCGCACCCCTTTCACCCCCTTCATTCTCGTCTGCACCCTGCTCGCCACGGCCGGCACCGCTCTCGCCGAGCCGGCCCGCGGCGAACGCCTACAGGCTGAACTGCAGCAACGCTTCGCCCGCGCCGACAGCAATGGCGACGGCCGGCTGACTGCCGAAGAGGCCAAGGCCGGCATGCCCTTCGTCGCCCGCCACTTCGCGGCGATCGACGCCGAAGGGCAGGGCTCGGTCGGCCTGGAGCAGGTCAGGGCCTTTGCCCAGGCGCAGATAGCCGGGCGCCAGGGCGCCCAGTAG
- a CDS encoding sterol desaturase family protein, whose amino-acid sequence MSTETIRDAFGLHALPWLGVVLLALVGIACVEGLVRSLWRPGSYDWRASAASMADALIRRGVDALGLSLAAPAYLWAYQHRLQTLELSTPAAFVLLFLGQEFLYYWYHRAAHRVRWFWASHSVHHSPNQLNLAAALRLGWTGKLTGSGLFFVPLVWLGFPPLAVTAAVALNLIYQFWVHAPWMPRLGPLEWVLNTPTHHKVHHASNREYLDCNYGGVLIVFDRLFGTFVEHRPEIPIRYGLTRPLHSYNPLRIALHGWLELGRDLLRARGPRARLKVLVGRP is encoded by the coding sequence ATGTCCACCGAAACGATACGTGACGCCTTCGGGCTCCATGCCCTGCCCTGGCTCGGGGTGGTGCTCCTGGCCTTGGTCGGCATCGCCTGCGTCGAAGGCCTGGTCCGTTCCCTGTGGCGGCCGGGCTCCTACGACTGGCGGGCCAGCGCCGCCTCTATGGCCGACGCGCTGATCCGCCGCGGCGTGGATGCCCTGGGCCTGTCGCTGGCGGCGCCGGCGTACCTCTGGGCCTACCAGCACCGCCTGCAGACTCTGGAGCTGTCCACCCCGGCGGCCTTCGTCCTGCTGTTCCTCGGCCAGGAGTTCCTCTACTACTGGTACCACCGCGCGGCGCACCGGGTGCGCTGGTTCTGGGCCAGCCATTCGGTGCACCACTCGCCCAACCAGCTGAACCTGGCCGCCGCCCTGCGCCTGGGCTGGACCGGCAAGCTGACCGGCAGCGGACTGTTCTTCGTCCCCCTGGTCTGGCTGGGCTTTCCACCCCTGGCGGTGACGGCCGCGGTGGCGCTCAACCTGATCTACCAGTTCTGGGTGCATGCGCCTTGGATGCCCCGGCTCGGCCCGCTGGAATGGGTGCTCAACACGCCCACCCACCACAAGGTGCACCACGCCAGCAACCGGGAATATCTGGACTGCAACTACGGCGGCGTGCTGATCGTCTTCGATCGGCTGTTCGGCACCTTCGTCGAACACCGTCCGGAGATCCCCATCCGCTACGGCCTCACCAGGCCGCTGCACAGCTACAACCCGCTGCGCATCGCCCTGCACGGCTGGCTGGAGCTGGGCCGCGACCTGCTGCGGGCGCGGGGTCCGCGCGCTCGCCTGAAGGTGCTGGTGGGGCGGCCCTGA
- a CDS encoding type II toxin-antitoxin system YafQ family toxin produces the protein MRTIKQTGQFKRDLKREVKGPLEQDLLPVIEVLAKDRPLEPKHRDHALSGNWADHRDCHIKPDLVLLYRKPGDETLQLVRLGSHSELGL, from the coding sequence GTGCGGACGATTAAGCAAACTGGGCAGTTCAAGCGCGACCTGAAGCGCGAAGTGAAAGGCCCGCTGGAGCAGGATCTGCTGCCGGTCATCGAGGTCCTGGCGAAGGACCGACCGCTGGAGCCGAAGCACCGCGACCATGCCCTGTCCGGCAACTGGGCGGACCATCGCGATTGCCACATCAAGCCGGACCTGGTGCTGCTGTACCGGAAGCCGGGCGACGAAACCCTGCAACTGGTTCGCCTCGGCTCGCACAGCGAGCTGGGGCTCTGA
- a CDS encoding type II toxin-antitoxin system RelB/DinJ family antitoxin encodes MATETTVRARVDERIKHEATIVLESMGLTMSDAIKLMLVRVAEEGRLPFAPLEPSLETIAAAREAREGNLETVTLDELRAAIRADD; translated from the coding sequence ATGGCCACCGAAACGACTGTCCGCGCTCGCGTCGATGAGCGCATCAAACATGAAGCTACCATTGTGCTCGAATCCATGGGCCTAACCATGTCGGACGCCATCAAGTTGATGCTGGTGCGTGTCGCCGAAGAAGGGCGTTTGCCGTTCGCGCCGCTGGAGCCGTCGCTTGAAACCATTGCGGCCGCTCGCGAAGCACGCGAGGGGAATCTCGAAACCGTGACCCTGGACGAGCTGCGGGCGGCGATTCGTGCGGACGATTAA
- a CDS encoding type II toxin-antitoxin system ChpB family toxin translates to MRRAKYGRGDIVRLNLNPTAGREQQGDFRPALILTPAAYNATGLAVIAPITQGGDHARYAGFAVTLSGAGTETQGVILTNQIRSVDLEARGAKRVESVPEVVIEDALARVQALFE, encoded by the coding sequence GTGAGGCGAGCCAAGTACGGTCGAGGCGATATTGTCCGCCTGAACCTGAACCCAACGGCGGGTCGTGAGCAGCAGGGCGATTTTCGTCCGGCCTTGATCCTCACGCCAGCGGCGTACAACGCAACCGGCTTGGCCGTGATCGCGCCGATCACACAAGGCGGCGACCATGCGCGATATGCAGGGTTCGCGGTCACGCTGAGCGGAGCAGGGACAGAGACGCAGGGTGTGATCCTGACCAACCAGATTCGTTCTGTTGATCTTGAGGCTCGCGGGGCCAAGCGGGTGGAGTCGGTGCCCGAAGTGGTTATTGAGGATGCGCTGGCCCGAGTCCAGGCGCTATTTGAGTAA
- a CDS encoding AbrB/MazE/SpoVT family DNA-binding domain-containing protein, whose translation MEVKIQQWGNSAAIRLPATVLKQMSLASGDVLSLDVTGEAITLKPARAKPRYKLADLMAQCDLNAPEPAELAAWNSMQPVGREA comes from the coding sequence ATGGAAGTCAAGATTCAGCAATGGGGTAATAGTGCGGCGATTCGCTTGCCGGCGACGGTCCTCAAGCAAATGAGCCTCGCCAGTGGCGACGTGCTCAGCCTCGATGTGACTGGCGAGGCGATCACCTTGAAGCCGGCGAGGGCCAAGCCGCGCTACAAGCTGGCTGACCTGATGGCGCAATGCGACCTGAACGCGCCGGAACCGGCAGAACTGGCAGCCTGGAACTCGATGCAGCCAGTGGGGCGTGAAGCGTGA
- a CDS encoding site-specific integrase has product MPRFLITKGCRPRNVYLTHAKCLVAIEAWIAVRLERSWGVCGGAEYRGLRPDSKLVLTHKGQSFELAFKHRELESGPEVYRACDALQQTISRLYRQAGIKQGSSHSGRRSLAARVLAATGDVETVQTILGRQCLDHSKPYLTVDPETVRQAFELAL; this is encoded by the coding sequence ATGCCGCGCTTCTTGATCACGAAGGGCTGCCGGCCGCGCAACGTGTACCTAACCCATGCGAAGTGCCTCGTGGCCATCGAGGCGTGGATTGCCGTTCGCCTGGAGAGGAGCTGGGGTGTCTGCGGCGGGGCGGAGTATCGAGGTCTGCGCCCCGACTCCAAGCTGGTGCTGACCCACAAGGGCCAGTCGTTCGAGCTGGCATTCAAGCACCGCGAGCTGGAGAGCGGCCCCGAGGTCTACCGGGCTTGCGACGCCCTCCAGCAGACGATCAGCAGGCTCTACCGGCAGGCCGGTATCAAGCAGGGCAGCTCGCACAGCGGCCGGCGCTCGCTGGCTGCCAGGGTGCTTGCTGCGACCGGCGACGTAGAGACTGTGCAGACCATCTTGGGGCGCCAATGCCTTGATCACAGCAAGCCATATCTGACCGTTGATCCTGAGACTGTACGCCAGGCCTTTGAGCTGGCATTGTAG
- a CDS encoding RNA-guided endonuclease InsQ/TnpB family protein: MKQTKTLQVRVRDKHAPLLRQMARSVNFVWNYLNELSQRSIRERGVFLSAYDMHPYTKGAGKDLGLHSHTLQCVAAEYVTRRRQFKKVRLNWRKSGGARRSLGWIPVNTGAASWKNGQVYHNGHYFKVWDSYGLGRYRFRSGSFSEDARGRWYFNVAVEIEAELSPGQGAVGIDLGLKDVATCSDGMKLENGRFYRDLEAKLAIAQRAGKKVRTRAIHAKIANRRKDALHKFSRQLVNRYGEIHVGDVSSTKLVKTRMAKSVLDAGWGQLKTMLEYKCAHAGIVFKVVDERYTTQTCSSCGALPDSRPKGIAGLGMREWTCSECGVAHDRDVNAARNILAAGHGRPAVGIPAL, encoded by the coding sequence ATGAAGCAGACCAAGACCCTGCAAGTTCGCGTTCGAGACAAGCATGCTCCGCTGCTGCGCCAGATGGCCCGCAGCGTCAACTTCGTCTGGAATTACCTGAACGAACTGAGCCAGCGCTCGATTCGCGAGCGCGGGGTCTTTCTGTCCGCCTATGACATGCACCCCTACACCAAGGGTGCCGGCAAGGATCTCGGTCTGCACAGCCACACTTTGCAATGCGTGGCTGCCGAGTACGTCACCCGGCGCAGGCAGTTCAAGAAGGTCCGGCTGAATTGGCGAAAGTCTGGCGGTGCCCGTCGCTCCCTCGGCTGGATTCCGGTCAACACCGGAGCGGCAAGCTGGAAGAACGGGCAGGTCTACCACAACGGGCACTACTTCAAGGTCTGGGACAGCTACGGCTTGGGCCGGTACAGGTTCCGCTCGGGCAGCTTCAGCGAGGATGCGCGGGGCCGCTGGTACTTCAACGTCGCCGTGGAGATAGAGGCTGAGCTTTCGCCAGGGCAAGGGGCGGTCGGCATCGACCTGGGCCTCAAGGACGTGGCGACCTGCAGCGATGGCATGAAGTTGGAGAACGGCCGCTTCTACCGCGACCTGGAGGCGAAGCTGGCAATTGCCCAACGCGCCGGCAAGAAGGTCCGCACCAGGGCGATCCATGCCAAGATCGCCAACCGCCGCAAGGACGCCTTGCATAAATTCAGCCGGCAACTGGTGAACCGGTACGGCGAAATCCACGTGGGGGATGTGTCGTCCACGAAACTCGTGAAGACCCGGATGGCCAAGTCGGTGCTCGACGCCGGCTGGGGCCAGTTGAAGACGATGCTGGAATACAAGTGCGCACACGCAGGCATCGTCTTCAAGGTGGTCGACGAGCGCTACACCACCCAAACCTGTTCGAGTTGCGGCGCTCTGCCCGATTCGCGGCCGAAAGGTATCGCAGGACTTGGAATGAGGGAATGGACCTGCAGTGAGTGCGGTGTCGCTCACGACCGCGACGTGAACGCGGCCAGGAATATTCTCGCGGCCGGGCATGGCCGTCCAGCAGTGGGAATCCCCGCCCTTTAG
- a CDS encoding RES family NAD+ phosphorylase, with protein sequence MILWRISAYADLSGVGGLRASGRWHHLGRPVVYAADSPAGAMLEVLVHLEIDPEDFPTTLQLIRIELPDPVSRAELPPLPEHWKSAPEVTRAMGDRFLDGRSALLLPVPSAIIPCTTNYLFNPVHPEASGASIQVEKFPLDSRLI encoded by the coding sequence GTGATTCTGTGGCGGATCAGCGCCTACGCCGATCTCAGCGGAGTCGGCGGCCTGCGCGCCAGTGGCCGGTGGCACCACCTTGGCAGGCCGGTCGTCTATGCGGCGGACAGCCCGGCCGGGGCAATGCTGGAGGTGCTTGTCCACCTGGAAATCGACCCCGAGGACTTCCCCACAACGCTCCAATTGATCCGCATCGAGCTTCCGGACCCGGTTTCGCGGGCCGAGCTTCCGCCGCTTCCGGAGCACTGGAAGTCTGCCCCAGAAGTCACGCGCGCCATGGGGGATCGCTTCCTGGATGGGCGAAGCGCTCTGCTGCTTCCGGTGCCGAGCGCCATTATCCCCTGCACGACCAACTACCTGTTCAACCCGGTGCATCCCGAGGCCAGCGGGGCGAGCATTCAGGTAGAGAAATTCCCCCTCGATTCCCGCCTCATCTAG
- a CDS encoding antitoxin Xre/MbcA/ParS toxin-binding domain-containing protein, which translates to MLAEVLRDHGYTAYRARLQSLLDIPESATDFEIHTRITKGFPATRLVQLTEAGVVTPLERDQIIPLRTLKSRIERDQPLTVEESDRFFRAAHITAMAEAVFGDREKAKRWLSKPKERFSGLTPMQMLTTQQGTSQVEEMLLQIAEGLAL; encoded by the coding sequence ATGCTTGCTGAAGTCCTGCGTGACCATGGCTACACCGCCTACCGGGCGCGCCTTCAAAGCCTGCTGGACATCCCGGAGTCGGCAACCGACTTCGAGATCCACACCCGGATCACCAAGGGCTTTCCTGCGACCCGCCTGGTGCAGCTGACCGAGGCCGGGGTGGTCACGCCGCTGGAGCGCGACCAGATCATCCCCCTGCGCACCCTCAAGAGCCGCATCGAGCGAGACCAGCCGCTGACCGTGGAGGAAAGCGACCGGTTTTTTCGCGCTGCCCATATCACGGCAATGGCCGAGGCTGTTTTCGGTGACCGCGAGAAGGCCAAACGCTGGCTCTCCAAGCCCAAGGAGCGGTTTTCCGGCCTGACGCCCATGCAGATGCTCACCACCCAGCAGGGCACCAGCCAGGTGGAGGAAATGCTGCTGCAAATCGCCGAAGGTCTGGCCCTGTGA
- a CDS encoding ABC-F family ATP-binding cassette domain-containing protein produces MMNPYLALDSLSYVLSDGRTLFSNLTEQFDQQPTGLVGRNGIGKTVLARILAGELEPSTGRCLRSGTVHYLSQQVSRLNHVSVASLAGVQATLNALERIEAGSTAQVDFDAVGDCWDVRQRLQHELVRNGLGHLNPQTPASTLSGGEAMRVALIGAVLSDADFLILDEPSNHLDRPNRQALIEQLQRWPNGLLVVSHDRQLLEVMARIVELSPLGLRNYGGGYSFYAQCKALERESAIQQLEQRKLERKREEQSLREQCERQERRQARGNRHGREANQAKILLDRQKERSEGSAGKLRQQQTALREQLSQRVRDAAQQVEDDAQITLHTLPVTQAPQRRVAALDEVELPFVPPALRKISLTLSGQQRIGVVGPNGCGKSTLLKLLAGQFPPVSGRCNVYVKSAYLDQQLADLVPQRSTIEQILAANSTAGEDVLRTRLAQLGLDAQKITAPSGSLSGGERLKAALACVLYADPPAQLLLLDEPSNHLDLPSVQALESMLRGYQGAILVVSHDDTFLNNLSLTDRLVATLEGWRLELW; encoded by the coding sequence ATGATGAATCCTTATCTGGCGCTGGACAGCCTTTCCTACGTTCTGTCCGATGGCAGAACGCTTTTCTCCAATCTCACCGAGCAATTCGACCAACAGCCCACTGGCTTGGTTGGGCGCAATGGCATCGGCAAAACCGTGCTGGCGCGCATCTTGGCCGGGGAGCTGGAACCCTCCACTGGACGCTGTTTGCGCTCTGGCACAGTGCATTACCTGTCCCAGCAGGTTTCCCGCCTGAATCATGTCTCCGTCGCCAGCCTAGCGGGTGTACAGGCCACATTGAATGCGCTGGAGCGCATCGAGGCCGGTAGCACGGCGCAGGTTGATTTTGATGCCGTGGGTGATTGTTGGGATGTTCGTCAGCGCCTGCAGCATGAGTTGGTGCGAAATGGATTAGGGCATCTGAATCCCCAGACTCCGGCGAGCACCCTCAGCGGCGGCGAGGCCATGCGTGTCGCCTTGATTGGAGCCGTTCTCTCGGACGCCGATTTTCTGATTCTCGACGAGCCCAGCAACCATCTCGACCGTCCGAACCGCCAGGCACTGATCGAGCAATTGCAGCGCTGGCCGAATGGCCTGCTGGTGGTCAGCCATGACCGGCAACTGCTGGAGGTGATGGCCCGCATCGTGGAGTTGTCGCCGCTAGGGCTGCGCAACTACGGTGGCGGCTACTCGTTCTATGCGCAATGCAAAGCCCTGGAGCGTGAGAGCGCCATTCAGCAGCTCGAACAGCGCAAGCTCGAACGCAAGCGCGAAGAACAGTCTCTGCGCGAACAGTGTGAACGGCAGGAACGCCGACAGGCGCGTGGCAACCGGCACGGACGCGAGGCCAACCAGGCGAAGATCCTGCTTGATCGCCAGAAGGAGCGCAGCGAAGGCTCGGCAGGCAAGTTGCGACAGCAGCAAACGGCCTTGCGGGAGCAACTGTCCCAGCGCGTGCGCGATGCCGCACAGCAGGTGGAAGATGATGCCCAGATCACGCTGCATACGCTTCCTGTCACCCAGGCACCGCAACGCCGAGTGGCGGCACTGGATGAAGTAGAACTCCCCTTCGTACCGCCCGCCCTGCGAAAGATCAGCCTGACATTGAGCGGCCAGCAGCGTATAGGCGTCGTCGGCCCGAACGGCTGCGGCAAATCCACCTTGCTCAAACTGCTGGCCGGTCAGTTTCCACCGGTGTCTGGCCGCTGCAACGTGTATGTCAAAAGTGCCTATCTCGACCAGCAACTGGCCGACTTGGTGCCGCAGCGGTCAACCATTGAACAGATACTGGCAGCCAACAGCACCGCAGGAGAGGACGTGTTGCGGACACGACTGGCGCAATTGGGCCTGGATGCGCAAAAGATAACCGCTCCGAGCGGCTCGCTCAGCGGCGGTGAGCGCCTGAAAGCGGCCTTGGCCTGCGTGCTCTACGCCGATCCACCAGCTCAACTCTTGTTGCTGGACGAACCCAGTAATCATCTTGATCTGCCTTCGGTTCAAGCCCTGGAATCCATGCTGCGCGGCTATCAAGGCGCGATATTAGTGGTTTCGCACGATGACACCTTTCTGAACAATCTTTCTCTGACAGATCGACTGGTGGCGACTTTGGAGGGCTGGCGGCTGGAGTTGTGGTGA
- a CDS encoding helix-turn-helix domain-containing protein: MNIKPIRSEEDLAAAFARMEQLWGAEIGTPEGDELEVLAVLIEKYEDEHYPIPPSDPIEAIKFRMDQQGLTPSDLEPYIGSSGRVSEVLNRKRKLSLAMIKRLHDGLRIPYESLLAGAA; this comes from the coding sequence ATGAATATCAAGCCGATTCGTTCCGAGGAAGACTTGGCCGCCGCCTTTGCACGCATGGAGCAACTGTGGGGTGCCGAAATCGGTACCCCGGAGGGCGATGAACTGGAGGTGCTGGCGGTACTGATCGAGAAATATGAGGACGAGCATTATCCGATCCCGCCGTCTGACCCCATCGAGGCCATCAAATTCCGCATGGATCAGCAGGGGCTGACCCCTAGCGACCTAGAGCCGTATATCGGTTCTAGCGGTAGGGTTTCCGAAGTATTGAACCGAAAGCGCAAATTGAGCCTGGCAATGATAAAGCGCCTTCATGATGGGCTGCGCATTCCCTATGAAAGCCTGCTGGCTGGTGCTGCCTGA
- a CDS encoding type II toxin-antitoxin system HigB family toxin: protein MRIIARGTLRAFWESSPAYADAMTPLVEWYRHMEKATYHTPQEVKAELRTASILKGGRVVFNIAGNKYRVILAIDYERQLGFVRFVGTHAQYDQINAETV, encoded by the coding sequence GTGAGAATTATTGCGCGAGGTACATTGCGCGCTTTCTGGGAAAGCAGCCCGGCTTATGCAGACGCCATGACACCTCTGGTGGAGTGGTATCGGCACATGGAGAAAGCCACTTACCACACGCCGCAGGAGGTCAAGGCAGAGCTACGTACAGCAAGCATCCTGAAAGGCGGCCGTGTGGTTTTTAATATTGCAGGTAACAAATATCGGGTGATCTTGGCAATCGACTACGAACGACAGCTTGGGTTCGTGAGATTCGTAGGCACTCATGCCCAGTACGACCAGATCAACGCGGAGACAGTGTGA
- a CDS encoding IS630 family transposase produces the protein MTRDARSLSPLEQREKRAIALRMREQGYTYRAIGEAVGVHLRTVAHWVEVAQRQGKAAAIEGGQRGSLPGERRSLSPEQEALIRTLLLDTMPDQLKLAFALWTREAVQALIALHCGFQMPIRTVGEYLKRWGYTPQRPLKRAYQQQPEAIQRWLKTEYPKIEQRAKAESGEIHWGDETGLRSDSHAGRSYAPTGRTPVREVSGSRFATNMISTVTNRGKLRFMLYRETMTATVLIRFLGRLIRDTQGRKVFLILDNLRVHHCKTVKAWLGERRERIEVFFLPAYAPELNPDEYLNGDLKQQVRSGPSARSREALEGRVRSVMRRLQSKPERIRSYFRHPKIAYAA, from the coding sequence ATGACCCGTGACGCCCGAAGCCTCAGCCCCCTGGAACAGCGCGAAAAACGCGCCATCGCCCTTCGCATGCGCGAGCAGGGGTATACCTACCGAGCCATCGGCGAAGCCGTTGGCGTTCATCTGCGCACCGTGGCGCACTGGGTTGAGGTGGCGCAGCGCCAGGGCAAGGCGGCTGCCATCGAGGGTGGCCAGCGCGGGTCACTGCCAGGAGAGCGCCGCAGCCTCAGCCCGGAGCAGGAGGCGCTGATTCGCACGTTGCTGCTCGATACCATGCCAGACCAGCTGAAGCTCGCTTTCGCGCTCTGGACTCGGGAGGCGGTACAGGCCCTGATCGCCCTGCACTGTGGTTTTCAGATGCCGATCCGGACGGTCGGCGAATACCTCAAGCGTTGGGGCTATACCCCGCAGCGGCCGTTGAAGCGCGCCTATCAGCAGCAGCCCGAGGCGATACAGCGCTGGTTGAAGACCGAGTACCCGAAGATCGAACAGCGTGCCAAGGCCGAGAGCGGCGAGATTCACTGGGGCGATGAAACCGGCTTGCGCAGCGATAGCCACGCGGGGCGCAGCTACGCCCCGACAGGGCGAACGCCGGTACGCGAGGTCAGTGGAAGCCGCTTTGCCACGAACATGATTTCGACGGTGACCAACCGGGGCAAGCTGCGCTTCATGCTGTACCGGGAAACCATGACGGCGACTGTGTTGATCCGCTTCCTGGGGCGGCTGATCCGGGACACCCAAGGGCGCAAGGTGTTCCTGATCCTGGACAACCTGCGCGTGCATCACTGCAAGACAGTGAAAGCCTGGCTGGGCGAGCGACGAGAGCGGATCGAGGTGTTCTTTCTGCCTGCGTACGCCCCGGAGCTCAACCCGGACGAGTACCTCAATGGCGACCTCAAGCAGCAGGTGCGCAGCGGGCCGAGCGCGAGAAGCCGGGAGGCTCTGGAAGGACGTGTTCGTTCGGTCATGCGCCGCCTGCAATCAAAGCCCGAGCGAATTCGCTCGTACTTCAGGCACCCCAAAATAGCCTATGCGGCATGA